A genomic segment from Glycine max cultivar Williams 82 chromosome 1, Glycine_max_v4.0, whole genome shotgun sequence encodes:
- the LOC100793129 gene encoding uncharacterized protein, with the protein MSNSTQMEKDLTMTVQRSSYFPRCMMSPSCLPIHNEYEYSRIHYNPRKRVRRWRNILRRFMRESKTLCRSKPMSFQYDPVSYSQNFDEGCHLDEPRPGLQDVKWDSHH; encoded by the coding sequence atgTCAAACTCCACACAAATGGAAAAGGATCTCACAATGACAGTGCAGCGATCCTCTTACTTCCCCAGGTGCATGATGTCCCCTTCGTGCTTGCCAATCCACAACGAGTACGAGTACTCGCGAATCCACTACAACCCCAGAAAGAGGGTGAGAAGGTGGAGGAACATCCTCAGAAGGTTCATGAGGGAGAGCAAGACCTTGTGTAGATCCAAACCTATGTCATTTCAATATGATCCTGTTAGCTACTCCCAGAACTTCGATGAGGGCTGCCATCTTGATGAACCTAGGCCAGGGTTGCAAGATGTTAAGTGGGATTCACATCATTGA